A stretch of the SAR86 cluster bacterium genome encodes the following:
- the rsmG gene encoding 16S rRNA (guanine(527)-N(7))-methyltransferase RsmG — MGKDQTNQLAEYKAHLIAWNKTHNLISKKQALNIESHIADSLIISSSLNKNIVDLGSGGGFPGIPLAITNPDKDFYLIESNTKKSSFLLSTISRLGLDNTNVINQRIEKVERKTFPESFDIVCRAVGSAEFIISLTAPLLQKRGVELKLMKTQEQFGEEKIPQGYLLKKIDKFPSKAKDKTRILVTIEAEQNNG, encoded by the coding sequence TTGGGTAAAGATCAAACCAATCAGCTGGCAGAATATAAAGCTCATTTGATTGCATGGAACAAAACCCACAACTTAATATCCAAAAAACAAGCTCTTAACATCGAGTCTCACATAGCAGATTCTTTGATAATTTCCTCTTCGTTAAACAAAAACATAGTTGATTTGGGTAGTGGGGGCGGGTTTCCAGGCATACCTCTCGCAATTACCAATCCAGACAAGGACTTCTATTTAATAGAAAGCAACACCAAAAAATCATCGTTTTTATTAAGCACCATTTCTCGCTTGGGACTAGATAATACTAATGTCATAAATCAAAGGATCGAAAAAGTAGAAAGAAAAACCTTTCCTGAATCATTTGACATAGTCTGTAGGGCAGTAGGCTCTGCAGAATTTATAATTAGCTTAACAGCCCCTTTACTCCAAAAAAGAGGAGTAGAGCTCAAGCTCATGAAGACCCAAGAGCAGTTTGGTGAAGAAAAAATACCACAAGGTTACCTTTTAAAAAAAATTGATAAATTTCCTTCAAAAGCGAAAGACAAGACGCGTATCTTGGTTACAATAGAAGCAGAACAAAACAATGGTTAA